The following nucleotide sequence is from Mangifera indica cultivar Alphonso chromosome 1, CATAS_Mindica_2.1, whole genome shotgun sequence.
TTATGTTAATAATGAACCCTCAGTCCACAAATGGAAAGAGCTTGGATGTATTTTATTTACCTATATTTCTTATTTGAGCTTTACATTTAGGTAGTTTTATGGTTTGATTGTGGTTGCTGCATATGTATGTTGTGTAAACATGCATTTAATCTACTGTTTCTATGCTTTATTGTCCTAATAACATTTGTTATATTCTTCATGTTttctaaagttaaattaaatttgttgtcTATAAGTTAAGAAGTGTTATTTTCTTTCAGATGCTCCGAGACATCCCCTAAGGCCATATTTGGACTATGTTGCTTATCTTTACCAGAGGATGGATCCCCTTCCAGAGCAAGAACGTTTTGAGGTACAATGTACTTTTTTATGAGCTTTTCTTTGTGATTTTCTTCTTCTGACCCCACCTTTTGTTATTGCAGCTTGGTTACAGGGATTTTTTACAGTCTCCACTGCAAGTAATTTTTCCTTaccttttcctttctttggaTTTTTATTATCGACTAGTTTTTGGGTCTTCACAACTTGTTCCTCTCTGTGGAAGCTTATGATTCAAAAAttccatttaattttgatacttGTAATTACATGCTGTGTTTATCTGCTTTTCTAATGCAGCCTCTTATGGATAATCTAGAGGCTCAAACATATGAGACTTTTGAGAAAGATGCTGTGAAATACATTCAGGTACATAGTCCATTTGTGGCCTGGCTGGAAGTCCTGTTCCTGTAAAGACAACAgtttctatttttccttttgttctGACTtctgattattaattttgtgcTTGTATATTGCTAGTACCAAATGGCAATTAGTAAAGCCTTACAGGACAGGGTTCCTGACGAAGAAGTGTCTTCAATAACCACTGTAAGCTACTAATTTGTTAGTGATGTGCTTCTGTGGgttctatttaaattttgagtttgtagtctAATATATTTCACCACCTTAAGTATTTCTGAAAATTTGAAGTAGTTAAAATACACAGTTCATGATAGTAGTGTGCTTTTAAATGTGGTAAGGTACTGATGGTTGTAGGAGCTGGACGTGGACCTCTTGTTAGGGCAGCATTGCAGGTTTTTTTCTTTGGCTTATATAATGGAATGTAGACTAATTTATGTAATTTGCTTGATGAGAgtgttgttttcttcatttcatttaCAGGCAGCCGAAGAAACGGGAAGGAAACTGAAGGTTTATGCAGTGGAGAAAAATCCAAATGCAGTTGTTACCCTTCATGTGAGTGCAAGATTGTATATCGGTGATGAAAGTCTTAATCATGTTTCAATCATCTTATTGCTTAATTAAGCTTAAATTGCAAACAGATCCAATATCAAAATGCTTATTTTTAATAGTCATTTTaggaaatgttttatttaagATATTAGATCTGTAAGTACTTTAGATAGatttagttaaaatatttaGTGTTCTTATAAGTTTCTTGTGTGAGTAGGAATGGCAAGGTTTAGGACTTCGCTGTTTGTAGAGACTAGACTTGGTTTGAATATTGAAATACTGACTATTGGTTTCTCACTAGTCACTCTAAAATTTCTTCCTTGTATCTCTATTTTTCCCCATTTTCCTTATTACCTAGCCTTTCTTTCCTCGGTTTATTTCTTTGTTATAGAATTCCTACATCACAAGACTCTGCTTGTTTGTAAGGAAATAACTGTGTTTGTCTGACTTGGTGAGGAACTCGATTGGTTCATTTTATGAAGGGCATCAATTCTAAAACTATTCTTACTCATGGTGcatatcataaatatatctataatgCTAAACAAACAAAGTTTGGATCCCAACTTTGTATCCTAAGTGATGTGGCTGCTTATTTGTCAACACTACCTGAATTTTAGGATAATgagataattgaatagtttctTTGTATTCAATCTAGTGTTTACATGTAAATTGCCATGTCATTTGCAAATCAAAATTGGGATCCCAACTTTATATATGTAGCATTACTGTAAATGGACTAATTAAGATgattatatatgtgtgtatgtatatatatgtgtatatttacACATatagatacatacatacatagatATACATGTATGTACGTATACATGCtaatgtatgtatgtatatgtagtatatatgtatttaatttggTTAGTTCGCTCATTTATCTCATAAATTTGAATGCCTCAATTAGTGATTTTGCTTCAACTAGTTGCAAGATAATTGCTGACAATATCTTAATCACACCCCACTTTCTCCTGGTTGTGGGTGCTTGTGCACACGCATgattaatattaacttttttgaCAGAGTTTTTGGAAATGAAATGTTTAATAGTTTTGCTTCTTTTAGAAAGCTATATATATACGTTCATGTTTCCAAACTCTTTAGTGATGAAATTACTTGGTATATGAGGgtgataaaaacattttttggaACAGAGTTTGATTAGACTGGAGGGCTGGGAGAATTTGGTGACAATTGTTTCCTGTGACATGCGTTTTTGGGATGCGCCTGAGAAAGCTGATATCTTGGTAACTGGATGTGGTCTTGGTAAATTATGTTTCTTATTTCTCTTCGTATTATTTGCTTATCTGTCTCTGCTCTATTTTCTTTTAGGTTAGTGAGTTGCTTGGTTCTTTTGGTGACAATGAGCTATCTCCTGAGTGCCTAGATGGAGCGCAGAGGTTTTTAAAGCAAGATGGAATATCAATACCATCATCGTATGTGTATTCTTCTTTTGTATGTGATtcttttcatttgataattaGCCGGTGAGATTCTTTTATGGTGAAGGAGGTTCCAAGGCGCTACTAAAAATAGTTTATAGGGAGGGTCCAAGGTCCTACTAAAAATTGTCTATATGTTCATTAGGTTTCAACAATATCTGAAATAACAATAGATGGATAGAATTGATACCACCTTAAAGTTGTACCTTTTATAATATCTACTGCTGACAGATATTGCTTTTTGGGTTGTAAAAAATCAGGTATTTTGTTGTCTTATGTGTTATGGCTTTCATTTTTGTCATATGTAAATGGAGAGAACTGAAGTAAATTTTtatggaaaatataaatatcaggATTCTCTTTGAGTTTCatctgtttaaaattttcatgatttaattatttttcatttcaatttttatccattcACACGattgtcttttcaattatttcatttgtGGGGTATTAGGAGAATCCTTGTTTTTGTCCTTAGACTACTTAGGTATAGCTTATACAAATGCTAGTTGGCCACTTTAGTAGAGAAATAAGTTTGCAGATCTATACCATTCATTTTACTTGTAAACCAGTTAGACATTTTAACTTTGCATccaattatttgtatactctttaatttaaaaggttTTTTCTTCCTCCTTTGCTTTTCTACTGTCTTGTATTTTGTGAgtttgttttattgtttcagGCCTACTCAAGGTCAATTTCTTGGAGTTTACAATCTTATTGAGTTGAGTTCTAAGGTAGCACAATATATCTAGGGTTGCTTTTATTGCTGTCAAAACTTTATCTATTAGGTTTATATTGTGGAATAAGACTGACTTATAATATTGGTTTTAGCATTTTGAAGTGGTCAAGCAAATATCTTGCTAAGTCATCGTTGGCCCAGGATAGCATTTGCATTTATGATCTTTCAATttccaaatgttttttttttttctcacaagcATTTATATTGGTATGATTCTTTAGGTACACAAGTTTCATCCAACCAGTGACAGCTTCAAAGTTACACAATGATGTAATTCCTTGTCTTTCTGCCTGAGAATATAACTTTTTCAAACAGTTTATGTCTAACTAACTTATTGTGGTATTGTAGGTTAAGTCCCATAGAGATCTTGTGCATTTTGAGACTGCTTATGTTGTCAAAGTGCATAGTGTAGCAAGGCTTGCTCCTTCTCAGCCGGTGAGTTTTTTTGGCAAGTTGGTAACCATAAATTGTGAACTGAATTTGTTCTGTGGCTTATTAATTGACATAACTTTGTTGATTTTGTTGGTGTTTGAATTTTCTGTTGGCCCATCCTTAAAAGTCAATTGTCAAGAACTTCAAATCAATATGTTTTAAACAGCTATATGTAATATGTTTTCCATCACAGGTCTTTACATTTATTCACCCAAATTTCTCAACTGATAAAAGCAATCAACGATACAAAAAGCTGAGGTTTGAACTACCTAGCGACACTGGGTCAGCCATTGTGCACGGTATGTGATTGAtcattaacaataataattagttGTCAttccaaatttgaatttggGAGAGCATGATTTGGATAACTTGGCTGAAGCCTTCTAGTAAGAACAGGGGCAGTTAGATGAAAGATCTATTAAGCTAAACTCAATTTTACTCTGCTTATAACCACCccattttattgatgattttcttTGTTAAGTATGAATACTTCTTCGAAGATAAATTCATTTTACGTTGGAAATTTTGAGCTGATATATTTCTTATCTTTGATTATGATTATTAGGTTTTGCTGGCTATTTTGATGCAACTCTCTACAAAGATGTACATCTTGGTATTGAACCGTCAACGGCCACACCAAACATGTTCAGTTGGTAATATGTTTAGCACCTTTTGGTTTATGATGCATCACATTTTATAGACACAATATGGTAGCTTATTTGCTAACTTATTTGCTAGTGTGAAGTTGGCAATTACTTAAGTGCCGTGGAATGAAGATGATATCTCTTTTCTTATTCAGGTTTGCCATTTATTTTCCACTAAGGACACCAGTGTGCATCCAACCTGGTTCTCCCCTTGAAGTGCATTTTTGGCGTTGTTGTGGTTCGGCTAAGGTAAATTTGCAATATTAACTTTCTTTTTGATGTTCATTGGCTCCATGACTTTagcctttttgtttttattttattttccttatttatttattttaattattattgtctATTGCATTGGGGaagcaagaaaacaaaatagaagGGGGAATTTCTTGtcttttaatttacaaaattatgaagcCTGCATTCATTTCTTCAATTATGCTGCTTCAAATTCTCCTGGCCTGCAGTAATTAGAAAAAGAATCACTATTCCCCTGTATTCTCATGATTCCAATAACATGTAGATTTTTCGAGccattttttcattcatttgaTGTGTGCAGGTTTGGTATGAGTGGTGTGTTTCATCTCCCTTTCCGTCACCCATTCACAACAGCAATGGTCGTTCGTATTGGGTCGGCCTGTagtagttctttttttttttctttcctttttgtttttccttttaaaaactttttcatGTATCAGTAGCTTGTTGGAACTCAGGTTGATGATAAATTTTGTTGACTCAAACCTTTGTTACATGATCCAATTAGAGTGAACGAAAAAAACTGCTACAAAGTGATGAGGCatgaagcttttttttttttttttttcaaatatttgttgAGCATGCATGCATCTCTGATGGTGGGATGTCAATAAAACTTTCTCCAAAATCTCATAGGAGATTGCTgcaattaattgatatttggtCAATACAATAGGATAATTTGGAAAAAAGCTTTGGCTTAtgatagaatatttattttcaaaagagTGTAGGTTGAATTCTAAAAAGTCTGTTCTCTAGTAACACTTAAAACATTCaaagaatatttataaaaaaaattaaaaaacttattcaagtatatgaaaacaaatttaattatacaaaaaggCATTTATTGTCATATCTAAAATCACATCATATTCATAAACTAAAAGGAAATTGCATCATGGTATGTAGGCTTTAGTTCTCATTTGTTTTgcctaagaaaaaaattgtttattaaattgttGGGTACATATTTAAACAACCTTCATTCAAGTCTGAGACTTCATAGggtctaaaaatttattataaataaataagaatatatttgttaggttttaaatatataaaaaattatagtaatgtttttataggtttttaaaattataaaatatacccaaaaatatattcaaaatatgagaTCCGAATGAAAAGGCGTAAAGccaaacctaaaattttatgacCCCAAACTTAAACAAACTAGGTCTACTTTAGTAACCCCATTCACAGCCCTGGCTGGCTTCAAGCTGTTTGATAAGTGCAAGAAAAAACTtctcaatatatattattagtttgtCCCaagtaaattttgaaattgattgtaCGTGATAATCAATTaatgacaaatttaaaaaataatttaatcccGTCATTCATTGACcacatcaaaaaaatattttattataaataaatattttaacattaaatatgttaatttaaataaatataataataataataatttatcaaggataattttttaaaatatttaaataaaatgatattttgatattttattattattattaattaaacacaataattatattatatttaatttttattaaatataatattaatatataagaaatttcaggttattgatatatatttttttatgtaataaaaattgTCCAAACTTTCCCCTATTGCATTCATGAAAATGGATACCCAATGGGCCTCAATTTCATGGCCCCTGACCTGAGAGATTATCTAGATTCTGAGGGATAGTGGGTTCCACATCAAAATTATCCACTGCACCTCGCCATCACACAATGGGCCAATGATATTGACTCCATTCAAAGAATCAAAATCTGACGCTGTGCTTATCCAAATTCTGTCTCCCTCCtctattttctttatctttcttctttatttttcatacaACTCGAACACTCCTGTAACAATGGCTACTCTCTTAGCTTCGTTGAAGCTTTCCGTCATACCTTCACCCTCATCCTCACCAGcaccttcttctttttcttccaaaCCACAGCTTCCCACACTGTTGTCTCAGAAATCTTTCTTCTTGAGCCCATTTACCCGAAACAATCTTAAATGCATACCCAGAAATACGCCCGTCAAGGCAAAATCTTTCCTTGTTCGAATGTCATGGGATGGTCCTCTCTCTTCCGTCAAATTAATCATTCAAGGCAAAAATCTTGAGGTGACCTTTTGCATTTATGTGGAactgaagataaaaaaaaaagagtctaTGTTTTGTTCCCAATTCTTTACACCCATATtctaaatttatactttttatattatttaatttaatacaagCTAATAAATTACggtgtatttaataaaaataataagctaAGGGTtttgttgaaaacaaaattttgattgtttcatatataccGAAAATTGTATTGTGTTGTTTAATAAAGTGCAATGATAAATATCTCTCTCTTCTTGTGCCGTGCCATTAAGCCCCCTTAAACAAATGGAGCTGACTTGTGTATTTTAAGTTTGTAATTagtaataattattacattGTAATATAAAAGGAGAGGCTATGTCTGTATGAATGCAGTTAACAGATACAGTTAAAAAGCATGTTGAAGATAAGGTTGGGAAGGCAGTTCAGAAGCATAGTCATCTTGTGAGGGAAGTTGATGTAAGGTTGTCTGTTAGAGGTGGAGAGCTTGGGAGAGGACCAAGGATTCGTCGATGTGAGGTGCCTCCAAAGTCACCACTTTTATCTAATTTCTATTTCCATTTATAGTTTAGCTTTCTAGGGTTTCTTTGTGTAAAATTAGATGTTGTTTGTGTTGTTTAGGTAACTTTGTTTACAAAGAAGCATGGAGTGGTTCGTGCGGAAGAAGATGCTGAGACAGTATATGCTAGTATAGATTTGGTGTCCTCAGTCCTTCAAAGGAAGTTGAGGAAGATTAAGGAGAAGGAATCAGACCATGGTCGACATATGAAGGGCTTCAACAGACTCAAAGTTAGGGAGCCAATGACTCAAGTAGTGAAGGATGATG
It contains:
- the LOC123208150 gene encoding protein arginine N-methyltransferase 1.5, which encodes MPLGERGGWDKSESRYCGVETDFNDDMPHLLSYNLSTGGFDFVVATLMDPSYRPSLVERDANGGSNVLPFAASDLVLSPSQWSSHVVGKISTWIDLDSEDETLRMDSETTLKQEIAWATHLSLQACLLPSPKGASCANYARCVNQILQGLNNMQLWLRIPLVKTDDDSMGPLIDSWELWNSFRLLCEHHSQLSVALNVLSSLPSANSLGRWFGEPVRAAIINTDSFLTNARGYPCLSRRHQKLITGFFNHSIQIVISGQSVHSLPGSSSDSAVNHVVESIDNAPRHPLRPYLDYVAYLYQRMDPLPEQERFELGYRDFLQSPLQPLMDNLEAQTYETFEKDAVKYIQYQMAISKALQDRVPDEEVSSITTVLMVVGAGRGPLVRAALQAAEETGRKLKVYAVEKNPNAVVTLHSLIRLEGWENLVTIVSCDMRFWDAPEKADILVSELLGSFGDNELSPECLDGAQRFLKQDGISIPSSYTSFIQPVTASKLHNDVKSHRDLVHFETAYVVKVHSVARLAPSQPVFTFIHPNFSTDKSNQRYKKLRFELPSDTGSAIVHGFAGYFDATLYKDVHLGIEPSTATPNMFSWFAIYFPLRTPVCIQPGSPLEVHFWRCCGSAKVWYEWCVSSPFPSPIHNSNGRSYWVGL
- the LOC123216988 gene encoding ribosome-binding factor PSRP1, chloroplastic — protein: MATLLASLKLSVIPSPSSSPAPSSFSSKPQLPTLLSQKSFFLSPFTRNNLKCIPRNTPVKAKSFLVRMSWDGPLSSVKLIIQGKNLELTDTVKKHVEDKVGKAVQKHSHLVREVDVRLSVRGGELGRGPRIRRCEVTLFTKKHGVVRAEEDAETVYASIDLVSSVLQRKLRKIKEKESDHGRHMKGFNRLKVREPMTQVVKDDVDSQSQEEEDNDLVDEIVRTKYFDMPPLAVSEAIEQLENVDHDFYGFRNEETGEINIVYRRKEGGYGLIIPKGNGNAEKLEPLVVEPAREPSLAE